The region CAGCGCAGCGCTTGCTGCATGCGGCGTCGCGCCCGGCCGCCTGGACGCACTGGCGCGCCGCCGCCAGGGACGACGGCGGCCAGGGCCAGGGCGACAGCCAGAGCTACGAACACTTCTACCTGAGCCTGCAAGCGGCCTGTGCCGGCCTGGGCGTGGCCATCGGCTCCGTCCTCATGGCGCGCGAAGACCTCGACCACGGGCGCCTGGTGGCGCCGTTTGGCTTCCGGCGCGACGGCACCGGCTATTTCCTGCTGTCCCCGCAGCCGTTCGACGGCGACGCGCGCCGTACCACCTTGCTGCACTGGCTGCGCGAGCAGATGGTGCCGGCGCTGCCGGCACCGTAGTCGCCCCGTTTACCGGGACGGTGTGGCCGGCTTGAACACGGCGCGGAAGGCCTTCAGGGCGGCGGGATGGTAGATCGTGCCATGGGTTTCGGCCGGCATCTTTTCCTGGTGCCATTGCAAACCGGCAGGCGCCTGCTTCTCCAGCACGTCCGACAGGCGCTGCACTTCCACGGCGATGCCCGCTTCGCTGCTGGACGCCAGGTACAGGCTGCGCTTGCCTGGCGCGCCCTTGGCCAGCAGGGCGGCCGCCTGGCGCGGCAGGGCGCCGCCGTTCCACCACAGGCTGGGGTCGAACGCCAGGTAGTGGTCGAACAGCTGCGGCTCGAGCAGATAGGTTTCCACCACGAACAGGCCGGCCAGCGATTCGCCGACGATGGCCGTCTCGCCCGTCGTGCGGTAGCGGCGCTTGACTTCCGGCATCAGTTCATCGCGGATGAAGCTGCGGTAGGCGGATGAACCGCCCACGACGGCAGCGATCTTGCGGTCGTCGGCGCTGTCGGTCGGCCCCGTCAAGTCGCGCCGGCGCTGCGTGTTCTGCATGCCGACCAGCATGAAGGGGCGCATCGTGCCGTTGGCTACCGACACTTGCAGCAGGCCGGCCACGTGCAGGAAATCCTCGGCCACGCCGCCATCGGGCATGTACAGCACGGGCAGCGGGGCGTCGGGCGGGGTGTCCCAGGCGCGCGCCACGTACACATTGATGTGGCGCTTTTCCTTCAGGGCGCGGGAATCGATGCTGAAACTTTCGCCGATGACCAGCGGCGTCGCCGCGCTGGCCACCGCGGTGGCGGGCGCGGCTGCGCTGGCAAGGTGAAAAGCGCTGCTGGTGGACAGCAGCAAGGCGGCGGTGAGGTGCAGTGCAAGGGTAGAACGGCGCATGTTTTCCTGTGATAAGTAAATTGGGACGATGGCATGTACTCGTATAGACATGCCATTGAGCAATTCTATCTTATCTTTGATGCAGGATTACTTGATCGCCAATAGTTCCCGCTCCCGCACGATGCCCGTGCTGTCCACCGTGTAGGCGATCAGCAGGGCGCCATCGTCCGCGCACGCATGGCAGCTCTTCAGGGACGTGGAAAACAGCAGGCGCTGGCCACCATCGCTGGTGGCCGTGCTGCCGACGAAGTCGGCCGGCGCAAACGGCATGGCGTCCGGGTGGGCGGCGGCAAAGGCGCGCCAGGCTGGCGTGGCGCGGTCCTCGTCGCGCACGGAATCTTCGTCGACGTCGATGGCGGCGCCATCGCTGCCGATCAGCAGGCTGCCTTCATTCGTGTTGGCACGAAACGGATAGGTGACGGTGGCCAGGGCCGCCTTGCCCAGCGGACGCCAGGCGGAGATGAAGCCGGCCTTGTCCGCCTTCACCAGCATCCTGGCGGCGGCGATGGCTTGCGGCCGGGCGCCGCTGCGCTGCATGGTGCGCAGCAGGCAGACGTCGGGCGCGGTGGACGATTGCTCGCTGCGGCAGGCCGACAGCGAGCGTTCCTGCCACACGGCGCGCGCGTCGATGGCGTCCGTGGGCGGGGCGGCATGCGCCGCGTGCATGGTGGTCAGGCTGGACAGGGCTAGTGCGGCAACGCCGGCAAGGTGGCGGGAAAGTCGTAGGGGCATGGCGTTATCCTTTCAGTGCTTTTCAACAGGCACTGATTATAGGAGGAGGGCCGCGCCCGCCTGCGCACCGTAGCGGCGGCCTAGCGCTTCCTTGCCGCCGCCTGGCGCAGCGCCTTCGCTTCCTGTTTGTTCGGGATGTGCGGGCGCGTCGCCAGTTCCGTCTTGACGGCGGCGATGGCGGCGCCGAACAGCTGTGCGGCCTGCTCCATGCTGGCGCCCGCATAGTACTGCTGGTTGGACTGGGCGGCGCGCAGCCGGCGCAATAGCGCCAGCAGCTGCCTGCCGTGCAGGACGGACAGATCCTGGGCCAGCACTTGCCGGCCCAGTGCGCCTTCCACGTAGTCGGGATCGAGCAGGCGCAGCAAGGCCAGGCCTGCGGGTTGCGGTACCGGCTTGTCCATCAGCACATTCTAAACGCGGCGCGGATTACAGGTAATCCCAGATTTCATCGAAGGTTTCGCGCGCGAAATCGTTGCGCCAGGCTTCCGAACTCTTTTCGCGGCTGATGGGGAACACGGCGCGCCAGGTCTGCTTCGGCGCGCTCGCGTAGGTCGCGGCGATCTTTTTCAAGCCTGCAATGCATTGCTCCGCCTTGCAGCCGCTCTTCGCCAGTTGCTGCGAGGCAGGCGCCCATGCGACAGGCACCTTGACGAGCTGGCATTCGAAGCTGACGACGGTCGTCTGCATGCCGTTTTCTTCCGTTGCCGGATCGGCCTTGGTGGCCTGGCATGCGGCGCCATTCTTGGCGGCGATGACGTTGGCGGCCAGCAACTCGGCTGCCGGCGTCAAGGCTGCCTGCATGGCGGCCGGGAACAGGTCGGCGATCAGCTTGCCCGTTTCCGCTGGAAATTGCGCATCCGTTTCCTTCAGCGCGCTGTACGACGCATATTCGGCGGACTGGTGGCCGGCCAGGCGGGTGGGGCGCAGGTAGGCGTTGAGCTTGGCGACGCTCGCTTCGTCATGGTTGACGATGGTCTTGATGTACAGATTGGCCACATCGACCGGCGCCAGTTCCACGGCGACGGGCGTCGCGGCGATGGCGGGTTGGGCCAGCGCGACGGCGGCGGCAAGGGCAGCCGCCAGCAGGGTGGCGCGCGGTGCTTGTTGTTTCAGGTGCATATATGTTCTCCACGATTCAATGTCAGGCGCCAAAAATGCCTTACGGCAACTCTGGCGCCGCGCATTATATATGGTGAAAGTCATAACGTTGCGCACGTCACGCGTCATCCTTGCTGGCCGCGGCCAGGAGGGCGATCAGCAGCTCCTTGCGCCGTCCGTCCGCCTTGCGCGCCAGGGCGGCCATTTTTTCCAGCTTGCCCCAGATCGGATACAGCATGTGTTCCACCAGATAGTCTTCCAGCCCCTGCAGTTGCTGGTGCAGGCAGGCCAGCTTTTCCACATCGTCGAACTCGGCCTGGATCTTGAGTTTCACGTTGTCCGTGCAACGCCGCAAACACGCCACCAGCGTCGGGATGGTTGCCGTCGTGACGCCATATCGCTCCACGAAGGCCGCCGTAAACTGATCCTGCACCGACTGGTGTTCGTCATCGACCTGCGCCATGTAGTCGTGGATCAGGGGAAAGTGACGGGCGTCGAGCAGGCCCAGGCCGAACGTGGCATAGCTGCCGGGCATGCAATTCTTTTCGCCTTCCGTATCGGCATAGAATTCATATTCCGCGATGGCCGCGCGCGCATACGCTTCTAGCTGCGGCTGCAGGGCGGGCCAGGCGAGGGCGTTGGCAAAGAAGCGGTGCGTATCGGATTTCGCCAGTCCCTTGATCGGCAGGTAGGCCTTGGCCCTGGATTTGAGCTTGATCTGGTAGCTTTTCGGGAAACCGTTTGCCAGCAGATGCGTGATGAATGCCAGCGCCTGCCCATACGCGGCTTCCTCTTCCTGGGCAATGCTGATGGTCAGCGTGGCAAACACGTCGTTGGCGCGGCATTCCAGCAGCGCATTCTTGACATGGATTTCCCCCTCGCTGAACGTGCCGCTGCCTTCGTGCAGCATGCGCACGGCCCGTTCACTGCCCAGTTCGCGCGCGATTTCCAGGAATTTGAGGCCCCTGGCCTTGGCGTAACTCGGTTCATGGCGCAGTATCATGACGGCGCCGTAGAGCAGGAGGTCGAGCGGCTGCATGGCTTGCGCATCGAGTGCCACGGCCGCTTTCAAGGCGTATTCGGTGGCGCGGTAGGCGGACTGGGCGCGGTCGTAGTATTGCGGCAGGAAGTCGTTTTCCACCCATTGCGTGATGGCGCGCAGGATATGATGGCGGTGTTCGGCCAGCGCATCCGGCGTGGCCTTGTTCAATGCCAGGATGCGTTCGAATTGCGCGATGGTCCAGGCCACGTCGAGTTGCGGGAATAGCTGATGGTCGAGCAGGTGGCGCGCGAGGAAGAACGATTCCAGCGCTTGCGTCGGCTGCGTGCCCTGGGTCAGCTGTTGATCGATATACGCGTGGATGCGCTCAAGCAGCAGTTGGCGTTTGTCTTCATTCACATATTCCAGCAAGCTCAGGTGCAACTTGCCCTGCGCCGTCTGGAATTTGCCGCGGAACGTGAAGCGGTAGTCGATCATCGCCGTGTTCACCAGTGGCGCCAGCCGCGCTTGCACCAGCGCCGTCAGCTGCGGCGCGATCAGCTCGCGCACTTGCGCATCATCAAGACGGGCCGGCGTTCTCGGGCGCGCGTCATCGTCGTTGTCGTAGCCCAGGTCGATATCGTCGGCCGTCGTGCGGCCTGGTTTGTAGTCGAGCAGGAAATCGCTGAAGATGCCCACTTGCATGGTGGTCCGGTCGAGAGACGAGTTCAGGTCGGTGCGCTGCAGGCGCTCGTCGAACCAGGCATGGATCGCCTGCGTCATTTCCTCTGTTGCCTGCTCTTGCAATGTGCTCATCTATTTCGCCTTCTCATGCATTGCACGCGACAAGGCCAACGCATGGCGTCACGAGCAATATTTAATATAAATCACTATTTTAGGTGTTCCGGCCTGGCCTGGGCAAGGGTGCGCGGACGTCAGGAGGGCGGCGCGAGAAAGCGCTCGTCGATCTCGCTCGATTGCGGCCCCACTGTGACCGTCGAGTGCCAGCCCGACGGTTTCTCATTGCCGTCAAATAAGGCGATGCGCGTGTGGATGAACAGCACCGAATAGACGCCGGACTTCATGTCGCGGTTCAAGTCCCAGTGCACCAGTTCTATGGCTTCGCCGATGCGCGGCAAATGCGCGCCGGGCGGCACCACGATGTTCTGATTGACGAACTCCCGGCTTGGCCCCGGTTCCTTGTGGCGCGGATCGATGTAGCGGAAGGAAACGCTGGTGGGGATGGTTTGCATGGACGGGCCTGCTCAATTGTATGTCCGATGACAATAGCACATGGGCGGCTGGCCTGATGCGTACCGTACGCGGCCGGGCTGCCTGTTGTCGCGACAGGCTTGCGCATGCGCTATGTACGGTAACAGACGGTTTTTAACCGGGAATCACGTTAGGCTTGCTTGTTGTCACTCCTAATAGATCGCAGGAAACGTCATGATGCATTTATTCCTAGAGGAAAAGCAGGTGGGTACGGCCGCGCTCAAGCCGGGGAGCACGGGCATGTCGGGCGCGACCGGTGCCGTGCTCGAGCGCAGCCTCGCGGGCTTGGGCACCCTGAGCAACCGTGCGCTGGCGGAAGTGCGCTCGGAGGCGGGCTTGACCTTGCAGCGTTCCATTTTTTCTGTCAGTAACTTCATCGCTGAACTCAGCTATCGGGCCGGCCTGCAAGCGGAGCTGTCGCGCTGCATCTTCGTCGCGGAAACGGTCGATCCCGTGCTGCGGCTCGATGCGGACAAGGATTTACTGCTGTCTGCCGTGGGCAGGCTGCTGCAGAATGCCTTCAAGTTTGGCGCGCCGAATGGCACGGTGGTGCTGCGCGCGTATGCGAGTGGCGAGCGGATCAAGGTCGAGGTGGAGGACAACGGCGCCGGCCTGTCGCCGGCTGCGGCAGAGCAGTTGTTTCTGCCATTCACGCAAGACGGCGCCGACAAGACGGGCCTGGGCCTGTCGATCGCCAAGCGCAGCGTGGAAGCGAATGCGGGCGTCCTGAGCGCGGAAAGCGTGCTCGGCCACGGCTCTGTCTTCATCATCGACTTGCCGCGCCATGCAGACGCTGCGGATACATCTTGCCCATGAATGCCTGCCTGCTTCCCGACATCGTGGCCACCGCGTCGCCACCAGGCACGTCGCGGACGGCATGCGGGACGGAGGCTGGCCATGCCCTATGAAATCGTCAAGGACAGCATTGCGCTCGACCAGGCTGGCGCCGCCGTCACCTTCCATCTGGGCGTCTTCGGGGTGGAAAAGAGCTGCAGCATCAGCGCGACCGCATTGCACAGCCTGGACGAGGGCCGAGGCGGCGACTTGCTGGCCATCTTCGACACCCACCGGCTGCGCATCGCCCAGCGTGCGTTCGCTCACCTGAGCAGGGATTTGCTGGTCAGCGGCGTGACCTTGCGCGCACTTGATTTCTAGTCACTATTTCCTGTGTTGACGCCGCTGTCCTGGCCAGATATGGCATTTCCGCACAGATCATCAAGTAAATGCAGGTATGGCTGGACGGAAATGTTACATCTCGGTATTCTGCGCATCTGATACTTATTTCTATACGGAAAAAAGTAAGAATGTGGCCGGGACCAGCGCTCACGCTGGCAGCCTGGCCAGGCACGATCAGGCATGCAAAGATGAAGTCGTCCACCTGCCGAGTGTCGCCGTCTGGTTGCGGCGCGCAGGGGACAGGGAAACTGTGCTGTCATCTTAAAAAGTAAGAGAGGTTGTTTATGAATCCAGAAAAGGCTGTTGTGTACGGTACAGAAGATTTGTTAATGAGTTTGTGTAACTCGGTAGTGCGGGTGCTCAACGTTGCAACACAAAGCAAGGTCAATTATTCCGGCATGGTGCAGCGCATCACCAAGACCGGCCTGAAACCGGACATCGGCTGTTTCGTGATGTTCGATGGCGGCTTCACGGGCCTGGTCGTGCTGAACTTCGCGGCCGACACGGCGATGGAAATCTACGAGCGCTACATGTTGCACATGGGGATGCCGAAGTCGGAGCTGGCCAGCTTCTACACGTCGGACGAAGTGTCGAACATCATGGGGGAGCTGATGAACCAGATCGTGGGCGACTTCACGGGCAAGGTGCGGCGCGAGCTGCAAACCAACATCACCCAGAACCAGCCGAAGATGCTGGTGCTGAACAAGCAGGTGATGCTCAGCGTCGATACGCCGCTGGACCGCCCGGAAATGCGTCGCGTGACGTTCTATACAGAAAAGAACAACATTTTCTATCTGGAACTGGCAATCGACCGCACCGAGTTCATCAAGCTGCACGATTTCGATTCCAAGGAATACGACGCCGACGCCTTGATGGCTACCGAGCATGCCAACCAGGCCAGCCAGGCCGCCGCGCCGGCGCCCGCGCCAGCCGCGCCGGACGAGGATGACAACGCCGACCTGCTCAAGTCCCTGGGCATGTAAGCTGGCTGTTCATCCGGCGGCGGTGGAGGCATTGCCGCCACCGCCGCCAGCGGTTTCAATCGTGGTTTCAATCGAGTAAGGTTTTGCTCATGAACACGCGGCTCGTCCCCTCGGGACTGCAGCTGATTTCGCCAAAGGTGCGCCAGCCACGGCGTTCGTAAAATTCGGGCGCCTGGAAACTGATGGTGTACAGCACCGCCGAGGCGCAGCCGCGCCGGCGTCCTTCCGCCTCGAACTGCGCCAGTACCTGGCTGCCCAGGCCGAGTCCGCGCAAGGCGGCGGGCAAATAAAACAGATCGAGGAAAAGCAGGCCCAGCGAGGTGCGGCCCATGGCGCCGCCCAGCACCTGACGCGTCTCGCGGTCGCGTACGACCACGCTCAGCGCCTGTCTGTCGCTGTAGCCGGTGATCGCATCGTTGTAGGCGTTCAAGCCATCGAGAATGACTTGCTCGACCTCGGCGTCGATCGCGGCGCTGACGGAAATGGTATAGGACGGCACGGTGTGCGGATTTTCAGGCATGCTCGACAAGGTTGTGATTGATGACTGTATGAATATACAGTATCTTGCGTCCCGCGACCAGTGCGAGTCTACCCGGCGCGCGCCGTGCTGGCGCTATGGCGACAGCGTCACCGTGTCCATCTTACCCGTGCCGACCATGCCGCTCTGCTGGCTGTCATCGAGCGACCAGTACTCGAGCGCATACACATAGCTGCCATCGATGATGGTCAGCGTTTCCTTCTGGCGCCCGCTGGGCGCCTTGTAATACAGGCGTCGCGCCGGTTTGCCATCCACCGTCTGATGGAACGCCTGCGGCGAAATGCGGACGCGCTTGCCCGCCTTGCCCGCCATCGACATCGCCGTGATCGTCAGGTAGGCCCGTTCCGGGCAGCGCGCCAGCAGGTGTCCGCCGCTCAGTACAGTTGCCTGCGCGCCCTCCAGCGGGAAGCCAAACGGTTGCACGCCGACGATATCGTGGCAGCCGACCTGCCGCGCCACAGCGGTCAATATGGCCGGGTCGAGCGCGCTGCCCAAGTGTTTTTCATCGGCCTGTGCCCGACCGATCGCCCAGCGGCGCTCCACCTCGGCCAGCGAAATGTCGCCGGACACGGGCAGCGGGGCAGGGGCGTGCGGATCGGCCGCCCTGGACGTTTCGTCCCGCATGCGCGCTTCGACAGAGTGGGCGCGCTCGGGGGATGTGGCGCGCGCGGCTTGTTCCGCTTCAGGCGAGGCGCTTGCCAGGGCGGTGCTGGCGAAGAACAGGCCGGCGGCCAACGTGATAACTTGTTTGCTAAGCATGGGGATATTGTGGGCGGCGGGCTGGCCTGACGCGCTAGGGGCAAAGGACAAGCATTCTTGCACCGAATCGCGCTTTTGCCCATGGGGGCACGAGAAATAGGGCGGCGCAGTGCCAAACATCAGGGGCCGGACAGGCTGGGGCGCAAAGGCGGCGAGTCGGGCGTAGCTTGTCTGCCGGTGGCGTTCCGTGCTTTGACGTAATTTACAGCTGTCGTCAGCCGCAAAAGTCAGCCCCCAAAAAATCTGTCGAGCCTGTAACCATAATGCCTGAGTTTCCCTTTTCGTATGGCCGTTCCCGAACCCAGCATGGAGTCGTCTTTTATTGCTGACATCAGCTTGCCTGCGGCTTTGAGCTTATCTTCCATCGAAATGCTTTTTTGCAAGAAAAACAGCCCGTCTCCCGGGTTAAAGAAAAAAATACCGTCGCGATGCTGGTACACCGCCCCCGCGTGTCCGTTTCCGGCAACGAATAGAAAGTCTCCCGGTTCCATTCCCGCAATATCCGCGCTGGATAGTTCTGCGGGAACAAGCGGGAAAAACATCGAATCAGTGCCTAATAAGTCCTGCAATTTCACTGCCCAGGAAGTGTCGCCTTTTTCAATAAGGGCTTGCAATGCATCACAATCGCTTGCCTTCAACTTCAAGGCATGTTCCATTCCCTGATTATCAAGCCGGGATAGCCATAACATTGCCGCCGCCTCACACACTCCCTTTGGGTGCATATGGGTCTTGTTTTCCCATTCCCTTACCTTTTTCATGATATGTGTCCGTCATTGCCAGATGGATGGGATGTTCGTATTTATTTTCACGGCTTGATTTCTTGTAATTATAGTTGGTGAAATATTGGTAGTTCTAGATAATTGTCACTGCTTGCTTGTAATTTCAGGTAAAAATTGCGGTTGCCGCAATTCGCCGACTCGTCGGGATTTGCCGCCTGGCTAGTGCTGCGATGTACAGGTGGCGATAGTGATTTTTTGCTTCTAACACGTTACGTGCCGCGTAACCTGCTGTTACTTGCTGGCCGATGCGGGTCGGCATACTGTGCCTCCATCGGTCCACCAGTTTTGTTGTAATAAATATGCAGGCCGGCCCTTGTGGCGACTCCCTATCCATCGATTCGATGGATAGGGCAGTGTCTGTCGCTCCCGTGCAAGTTGGTGTCATGGCATATGGATTCCTTGAGTACGGAACCGATACACTTTCAACCAATCAATGAGGAAATGATCATGCAAACGATCGGCAGCTTGAATCTTGCGAACAATGGCGGCTTTGTCTGCGCTGGCAAAGTGAGTTTTATCGACCCCAATGGCGGCACGGGAACGTCTGATCGCTGGGATATGATCGCGCTTGGCCAGAACGAGACGATGAAGCCAGGTGACAGGGGCGTGGCAAGCGGTTCGCTGGTGCAGATGTATATCGACATCGTGGCGGGAAACGACCGTACGGGAGGAACTTACTTCCTGTACGACCCGGCTTCGCCACGCTGCGCCAACTACAGCATTACGGGCACGACGCTTAACAGCACGGTGCATTTTGGCGGCATCACGCCAGTCTGATCAGGGGGCGTGGTCAGGCTGGACGGTATCGTGTCCCTGGTCTGGCTGCGCCGGTGCAGGCGGAAGCCGAGCATAAAATGGCTGCCTGGCATGGCACGGGAAAGCGAGCTGGTTCCCGGATTGCCTTGCTGGCGGTATCGGCTGAGTCCTGCCTTGGCAGCAGCCAGCGTTTTATCGGCGGAATGTGCGGATCGAGGATCTTTTCCGCTGATGTAAATCCGATGTGAATTTATAGGCGCCCACCACAGCAGCGGCAGCGGCAATGCCCAGCCCGTAAAATCCCATTCCCCAACCTACTTGAATGTCCGTACTCGCGTATTTATTCAGGAAAAAGGGCGCCGCATAGATCAGCGCAAGGCTGGCAACCCCAAAAACGCCCGCTCCTATCTTGGACGCCTCTGCAACCTCCCCCTGCGTGGCGCCATACACGATGTCGCCTCGGCAGCCTTGGCACACATGCGCGCCAACATTGAATTCGAAATGGCATTGATAGCAACTACTTGTTTTTTGAGCCAATTAAATTCTCCAGATAAATGTTTATTTATGGAAATTATCATAGATTGTCTGAAGTTTAATTGTCAAGGGCAGGGCATCGTGCCGCCGCAGCTGTCTTACCGCCCCGTAACCGCCGGCGCCAGCTCGATCGAACTCAGTTTCCAGCCCCAGATGCCGTGTCGCTGCAAGACCAGCGCGCCGTTGTGCGTCTTGCCATCCTTCGCGCGCACGACGAACTGGTTGATGCCGGCATAACCGGCCCGGTAGTCGGCCTTGTTGCGTGCGCCATCGGCTGCTGCACCGGCCCCTGCGCCTGCATCCATCTGCGGGCTGATGGCGCTGTTGTTGACGAGCGCGACGACGCCGGCGGGCGAGACCATGGCGTCGACCATCTTGCCCAGCATGGCGCCGGCAATCGATTGGCCGAGCGCGGCGAGCGGGTTGTCGCTGCCGGCCACTGCCTGGATGCTGTTGGCCATGTTCGCTTCCAGCTGGATCTTGACGCTGTCGCGCAGGGCGGGGAAGTCCACGTGCGCGGCCAGCGCGTCGGCATTGCGTTCGGCCAGCGCGGTCTTGATCTGGTGCAAGGCGTAATACGGCGAGGCATAGATGGTGGCGGCGATGGTAATGGCGGCTACGGCGGCGGCGATGGTGATTTTTTTCAAGGGATGCCTGTGTGATGAAAGGGAAAAGGGCGCTGTCACGCCGCCTCGCATGGCGGCCTGAAGCGGGCGAGCGCAGCGTATCTGTTAAATGAAAATGCGGCAATAGTAATCTCTTGCCATTATCTTGACCGCATCCGCTGGCCTGGCCGCGCCAGGTGCCGTTTCCCGGCCCCTATGGAGGGGAGGGTGGCCGGTGCTGTATAATGGGAGAAAAGTACTTAACTAGCTGTTTTAACTGAATAAAGACCTAATATCACATGCTTTCAACCGCAAATATTACGATGCAGTTTGGCGCCAAGCCATTGTTTGAGAATATCTCCGTCAAGTTCGGCGACGGCAACCGCTATGGTTTGATCGGCGCCAACGGCTGCGGCAAATCGACGTTCATGAAGATCCTCGGCGGCGACCTGGACCCATCGGGCGG is a window of Janthinobacterium sp. 1_2014MBL_MicDiv DNA encoding:
- a CDS encoding DUF2939 domain-containing protein: MKKITIAAAVAAITIAATIYASPYYALHQIKTALAERNADALAAHVDFPALRDSVKIQLEANMANSIQAVAGSDNPLAALGQSIAGAMLGKMVDAMVSPAGVVALVNNSAISPQMDAGAGAGAAADGARNKADYRAGYAGINQFVVRAKDGKTHNGALVLQRHGIWGWKLSSIELAPAVTGR
- a CDS encoding GNAT family N-acetyltransferase gives rise to the protein MPSYTISVSAAIDAEVEQVILDGLNAYNDAITGYSDRQALSVVVRDRETRQVLGGAMGRTSLGLLFLDLFYLPAALRGLGLGSQVLAQFEAEGRRRGCASAVLYTISFQAPEFYERRGWRTFGEISCSPEGTSRVFMSKTLLD
- a CDS encoding sensor histidine kinase — its product is MMHLFLEEKQVGTAALKPGSTGMSGATGAVLERSLAGLGTLSNRALAEVRSEAGLTLQRSIFSVSNFIAELSYRAGLQAELSRCIFVAETVDPVLRLDADKDLLLSAVGRLLQNAFKFGAPNGTVVLRAYASGERIKVEVEDNGAGLSPAAAEQLFLPFTQDGADKTGLGLSIAKRSVEANAGVLSAESVLGHGSVFIIDLPRHADAADTSCP
- a CDS encoding DUF6138 family protein, with amino-acid sequence MSTLQEQATEEMTQAIHAWFDERLQRTDLNSSLDRTTMQVGIFSDFLLDYKPGRTTADDIDLGYDNDDDARPRTPARLDDAQVRELIAPQLTALVQARLAPLVNTAMIDYRFTFRGKFQTAQGKLHLSLLEYVNEDKRQLLLERIHAYIDQQLTQGTQPTQALESFFLARHLLDHQLFPQLDVAWTIAQFERILALNKATPDALAEHRHHILRAITQWVENDFLPQYYDRAQSAYRATEYALKAAVALDAQAMQPLDLLLYGAVMILRHEPSYAKARGLKFLEIARELGSERAVRMLHEGSGTFSEGEIHVKNALLECRANDVFATLTISIAQEEEAAYGQALAFITHLLANGFPKSYQIKLKSRAKAYLPIKGLAKSDTHRFFANALAWPALQPQLEAYARAAIAEYEFYADTEGEKNCMPGSYATFGLGLLDARHFPLIHDYMAQVDDEHQSVQDQFTAAFVERYGVTTATIPTLVACLRRCTDNVKLKIQAEFDDVEKLACLHQQLQGLEDYLVEHMLYPIWGKLEKMAALARKADGRRKELLIALLAAASKDDA
- a CDS encoding alpha/beta hydrolase, with protein sequence MRRSTLALHLTAALLLSTSSAFHLASAAAPATAVASAATPLVIGESFSIDSRALKEKRHINVYVARAWDTPPDAPLPVLYMPDGGVAEDFLHVAGLLQVSVANGTMRPFMLVGMQNTQRRRDLTGPTDSADDRKIAAVVGGSSAYRSFIRDELMPEVKRRYRTTGETAIVGESLAGLFVVETYLLEPQLFDHYLAFDPSLWWNGGALPRQAAALLAKGAPGKRSLYLASSSEAGIAVEVQRLSDVLEKQAPAGLQWHQEKMPAETHGTIYHPAALKAFRAVFKPATPSR
- a CDS encoding DUF3334 family protein, whose product is MNPEKAVVYGTEDLLMSLCNSVVRVLNVATQSKVNYSGMVQRITKTGLKPDIGCFVMFDGGFTGLVVLNFAADTAMEIYERYMLHMGMPKSELASFYTSDEVSNIMGELMNQIVGDFTGKVRRELQTNITQNQPKMLVLNKQVMLSVDTPLDRPEMRRVTFYTEKNNIFYLELAIDRTEFIKLHDFDSKEYDADALMATEHANQASQAAAPAPAPAAPDEDDNADLLKSLGM
- a CDS encoding DUF1488 family protein, whose translation is MPYEIVKDSIALDQAGAAVTFHLGVFGVEKSCSISATALHSLDEGRGGDLLAIFDTHRLRIAQRAFAHLSRDLLVSGVTLRALDF